The Ornithodoros turicata isolate Travis chromosome 9, ASM3712646v1, whole genome shotgun sequence genome includes a region encoding these proteins:
- the LOC135368343 gene encoding uncharacterized protein LOC135368343 isoform X2, producing MSHNSASRGAEAGIGENSTVACSTLESAKKETADMDAELKALGLWEEDLSEEQKAELLKVVAVSKETAQLEEAVRHCLVHPAWMLKDDTQTHHSPKYMGEEITVDSEEESMPAPPENQRHPSLWPSQSNTVACSTSGGGGGGGEDAYESRSEWDFSASRPAKLRVLAMEHHLSLQWDEGPPELIDKRLAEFPAPGRKFWSTTGSVRNLEGLHAGLKEYQRKLPVRPWCHPVGGRSRHQLSCSALLHSASESQRLSGMVAHPKRPHQEEDDAGGDPSCLTPGDHL from the exons ATGTCACACAATAGTGCATCCCGCGGAGCGGAAGCAGGAATCGGGGAAAACAGTACCGTGGCTTGCAGTACTTTGGAG AGTGCCAAGAAGGAGACTGCTGACATGGATGCTGAACTCAAAG CTCTTGGACTGTGGGAagaagacttgagcgaagagCAAAAGGCAGAGCTGTTG AAAGTTGTGGCAGTGTCCAAGGAGACAGCTCAGCTGGAAGAGGCCGTGCGTCACTGTTTGGTGCACCCTGCATGGATGCTTAAGGACGATACTCAG ACACACCACTCACCGAAATATATGGGAGAAGAAATTACAGTCGATAGTGAAGAAGAATCAATGCCTGCTCCTCCAGAAAACCAA AGACACCCATCTCTATGGCCTTCACAGAGCAATACTGT TGCTTGCAGcacaagtggtggtggtggtggtggcggtgaagaTGCATACGAAAGTCGGAGCGAATGGGATTTCTCTGCATCTAGG CCTGCCAAGCTACGTGTTCTTGCAATGGAGCATCACCTTTCCTTACAGTGGGACGAAGGTCCGCCAGAGCTTATAGACAAGAG GTTGGCTGAG TTTCCAGCGCCCGGAAGGAAGTTCTGGAGTACGACTGGGTCAGTAAGGAACCTCGAAGGCCTTCACGCAGGTTTGAAGGAATATCAGCGAAAGCTCCCTGTGCGGCCCTGGTGCCATCCCGTGGGTGGGCGATCACGTCATCAATTGTCTTGCTCAGCGTTGCTACACTCTGCTT CTGAGTCTCAAAGACTATCTGGTATGGTTGCACACCCCAAGCGACCTCATCAAGAGGAAGATGATGCAGGTGGTGATCCTTCTTGCTTAACACCTGGTGACCACCTGTAG
- the LOC135368345 gene encoding uncharacterized protein LOC135368345 isoform X3 translates to MLGIYYCGILVPASMLMLGLQKIMGATTRNCIGLPRSTSIVHWEKTYAEEDVNLNAKALCRLCDIPEHECKEASQLPNMCTIRCVSQNGSSQDKEMTDGLTCAFHKVCIRSECRKKPSTIETETCKQLHRGKKVRASGYDDCEFLCHVDGHDTPFRYCRPAGSSCSKVCTLSIHAQPCACGKHCYANICLLRREVAVQEHVTALDTA, encoded by the exons ATGCTTGGCATCTATTACTGTGGCATCCTGGTTCCAGCTTCTATGCTTATGCTGGGTCTACAGAAAATCATGGGAGCAACTACCCGGAACTGCATCGGGCTGCCAAGAAGCACTAGCATAGTGCACTGGGAGAAAACCTACGCCGAAGAGGACGTTAACCTGAATGCTAAGGCCCTGTGTCGCCTGTGCGACATTCCAGAGCATGAGTGTAAAGAAGCATCACAG CTTCCAAACATGTGCACTATTCGGTGTGTATCCCAGAATGGATCGTCGCAAGATAAAGAGATGACAGATGGcttaacatgcgcatttcacaAG GTGTGCATTCGTTCAGAATGCAGGAAGAAGCCATCCACCATCGAAACTGAAACCTGCAAACAGCTACACCGCGGGAAGAAGGTCCGAGCATCT GGCTACGACGACTGTGAGTTCCTGTGTCACGTTGATGGACACGATACCCCGTTTCGCTACTGCAGGCCGGCTGGTAGTTCGTGTTCAAAGGTGTGCACTCTCTCGATTCATGCTCAGCCATGTGCGTGTGGAAAACACTGTTATGCAAACATTTGTTTGCTACGCAGAGAAGTGGCAGTCCAGGAACATGTAACAGCATTGGATACTGCATGA
- the LOC135368345 gene encoding uncharacterized protein LOC135368345 isoform X2, which translates to MLGIYYCGILVPASMLMLGLQKIMGATTRNCIGLPRSTSIVHWEKTYAEEDVNLNAKALCRLCDIPEHECKEASQVRFGGGVKPLKPPYGYTTGCLTRKKEKKRKKACTSRKCTTCHAIICTLPNMCTIRCVSQNGSSQDKEMTDGLTCAFHKVCIRSECRKKPSTIETETCKQLHRGKKVRASGYDDCEFLCHVDGHDTPFRYCRPAGSSCSKRSGSPGTCNSIGYCMTLID; encoded by the exons ATGCTTGGCATCTATTACTGTGGCATCCTGGTTCCAGCTTCTATGCTTATGCTGGGTCTACAGAAAATCATGGGAGCAACTACCCGGAACTGCATCGGGCTGCCAAGAAGCACTAGCATAGTGCACTGGGAGAAAACCTACGCCGAAGAGGACGTTAACCTGAATGCTAAGGCCCTGTGTCGCCTGTGCGACATTCCAGAGCATGAGTGTAAAGAAGCATCACAG gtacgatttggGGGGGGAGTCAAACCCCTTAAACCCCCCTATGGCTATACCACTGGATGCttgacaagaaaaaaagaaaagaaaagaaaaaaagcatgcACTTCTCGGAAATGCACAACCTGCCATGCTATCATCTGTACA CTTCCAAACATGTGCACTATTCGGTGTGTATCCCAGAATGGATCGTCGCAAGATAAAGAGATGACAGATGGcttaacatgcgcatttcacaAG GTGTGCATTCGTTCAGAATGCAGGAAGAAGCCATCCACCATCGAAACTGAAACCTGCAAACAGCTACACCGCGGGAAGAAGGTCCGAGCATCT GGCTACGACGACTGTGAGTTCCTGTGTCACGTTGATGGACACGATACCCCGTTTCGCTACTGCAGGCCGGCTGGTAGTTCGTGTTCAAAG AGAAGTGGCAGTCCAGGAACATGTAACAGCATTGGATACTGCATGACTCTCATTGACTAA
- the LOC135368341 gene encoding lysyl oxidase homolog 2-like isoform X1, with the protein MAFLLCIALLVSAAAGAEEGQLRLLVGTRVTTHEGRGNVEVFHANRWGPVCDDEWDSREADVVCRMLGFPNASQATRDAHFGKALRPILMDNMYCTGEELHLMECQFDGWGVHDCGREETAGVICKLQDEMTTTTAPPRPPAKKKIRFRSRSSVKVRLAGGRDRNEGRLEVYLPKRGWGLVCGDGWGVLEAMVVCRQLGLGYAQAAVQSDAFGGINETMMLSGVECRGYEKNLADCKHDQLGDVTCPGLYENIAGVMCTDRLADLVIDELEVERSAYLEDRQLLYLQCAMEENCLSSSAYALRSESGWLYESRRLLRFTARVANVGSAVFKPFLPKNAWLWHSCHMHYHSMEVFAHFDVLDITGRKVAEGHKASFCLEDNVCQPGIDKEFACADYGDQGISIGCTDTYAHNIDCQWVDMTDVPHGYYIFRVSINPEYKMSELSFDNNAATCDLLYTQTYASVTNCTLGRP; encoded by the exons ATGGCTTTCCTGTTGTGCATAGCGTTGCTGGTAAGTGCCGCCGCCGGTGCCGAAGAAGGGCAGCTGAGACTCCTGGTCGGGACCCGGGTCACGACGCACGAAGGGCGGGGAAACGTCGAGGTCTTCCACGCCAACCGTTGGGGCCCCGTCTGCGATGACGAATGGGACTCACGGGAAGCTGACGTTGTGTGTCGGATGCTGGGCTTTCCCAATGCGTCACAGGCGACGAGGGACGCGCACTTCGGCAAAGCGCTCA GGCCCATCTTGATGGATAACATGTATTGTACTGGCGAGGAGCTTCACCTGATGGAGTGTCAGTTCGACGGCTGGGGAGTACACGACTGTGGCCGCGAAGAGACTGCTGGCGTCATCTGCAAGCTTCAGGACGAGATGACGACGACAACAGCTCCACCCCGCCCGCCAGCTAAGAAGAAAATTCGT TTCAGAAGCCGGAGCAGTGTGAAGGTACGCCTGGCGGGTGGTCGCGACCGCAATGAAGGTCGTCTTGAGGTGTACCTGCCCAAGCGTGGGTGGGGCCTCGTGTGCGGCGACGGCTGGGGAGTCTTGGAGGCAATGGTGGTCTGCCGTCAACTCGGGCTTGGCTACGCCCAGGCAGCAGTGCAG AGCGATGCCTTTGGTGGTATAAATGAGACAATGATGCTCAGTGGAGTCGAGTGCAGGGGGTACGAGAAGAACTTGGCCGACTGCAAGCATGATCAACTCGGAGATGTCACATGTCCTGGATTATATGAAAACATTGCTGGTGTAATGTGCACTGATC GTTTGGCAGACTTGGTGATCGATGAACTGGAAGTCGAGCGATCTGCGTATCTTGAAGATCGGCAACTGCTGTATCTGCAGTGTGCCATGGAGGAGAACTGCCTTTCTTCTTCTGCGTACGCCCTCCGGAGTGAATCGG GATGGCTGTACGAGAGCAGACGTCTCCTCAGGTTTACGGCGCGAGTGGCCAACGTGGGAAGTGCAGTCTTCAAACCGTTTCTGCCTAAGAACGCCTGGTTGTGGCATTCCTGTCACAT GCACTACCATTCCATGGAAGTATTTGCCCACTTCGACGTGCTAGACATCACCGGCAGAAAGGTGGCTGAAGGGCACAAGGCAAGCTTCTGCCTGGAGGACAATGTGTGCCAGCCAGGCATCGACAAGGAGTTCGCTTGTGCAGACTACGGTGACCAGGGCATTTCGATTGGCTGCACTGACACGTACGCTCACAACATTGACTGCCAGTGGGTGGACATGACGGATGTACCTCACGGCTACTACATCTTCAGG GTTTCCATCAATCCAGAATACAAGATGTCAGAACTAAGCTTTGACAACAATGCTGCCACTTGCGACCTGCTGTATACTCAAACTTACGCTTCAGTAACAAACTGCACACTAGGAAGACCATGA
- the LOC135368341 gene encoding lysyl oxidase homolog 4-like isoform X2 has product MTNGTHGKLTLCVGCWAFPMRHRRRGTRTSAKRSFRSRSSVKVRLAGGRDRNEGRLEVYLPKRGWGLVCGDGWGVLEAMVVCRQLGLGYAQAAVQSDAFGGINETMMLSGVECRGYEKNLADCKHDQLGDVTCPGLYENIAGVMCTDRLADLVIDELEVERSAYLEDRQLLYLQCAMEENCLSSSAYALRSESGWLYESRRLLRFTARVANVGSAVFKPFLPKNAWLWHSCHMHYHSMEVFAHFDVLDITGRKVAEGHKASFCLEDNVCQPGIDKEFACADYGDQGISIGCTDTYAHNIDCQWVDMTDVPHGYYIFRVSINPEYKMSELSFDNNAATCDLLYTQTYASVTNCTLGRP; this is encoded by the exons ATGACGAATGGGACTCACGGGAAGCTGACGTTGTGTGTCGGATGCTGGGCTTTCCCAATGCGTCACAGGCGACGAGGGACGCGCACTTCGGCAAAGCGCTCA TTCAGAAGCCGGAGCAGTGTGAAGGTACGCCTGGCGGGTGGTCGCGACCGCAATGAAGGTCGTCTTGAGGTGTACCTGCCCAAGCGTGGGTGGGGCCTCGTGTGCGGCGACGGCTGGGGAGTCTTGGAGGCAATGGTGGTCTGCCGTCAACTCGGGCTTGGCTACGCCCAGGCAGCAGTGCAG AGCGATGCCTTTGGTGGTATAAATGAGACAATGATGCTCAGTGGAGTCGAGTGCAGGGGGTACGAGAAGAACTTGGCCGACTGCAAGCATGATCAACTCGGAGATGTCACATGTCCTGGATTATATGAAAACATTGCTGGTGTAATGTGCACTGATC GTTTGGCAGACTTGGTGATCGATGAACTGGAAGTCGAGCGATCTGCGTATCTTGAAGATCGGCAACTGCTGTATCTGCAGTGTGCCATGGAGGAGAACTGCCTTTCTTCTTCTGCGTACGCCCTCCGGAGTGAATCGG GATGGCTGTACGAGAGCAGACGTCTCCTCAGGTTTACGGCGCGAGTGGCCAACGTGGGAAGTGCAGTCTTCAAACCGTTTCTGCCTAAGAACGCCTGGTTGTGGCATTCCTGTCACAT GCACTACCATTCCATGGAAGTATTTGCCCACTTCGACGTGCTAGACATCACCGGCAGAAAGGTGGCTGAAGGGCACAAGGCAAGCTTCTGCCTGGAGGACAATGTGTGCCAGCCAGGCATCGACAAGGAGTTCGCTTGTGCAGACTACGGTGACCAGGGCATTTCGATTGGCTGCACTGACACGTACGCTCACAACATTGACTGCCAGTGGGTGGACATGACGGATGTACCTCACGGCTACTACATCTTCAGG GTTTCCATCAATCCAGAATACAAGATGTCAGAACTAAGCTTTGACAACAATGCTGCCACTTGCGACCTGCTGTATACTCAAACTTACGCTTCAGTAACAAACTGCACACTAGGAAGACCATGA
- the LOC135368345 gene encoding uncharacterized protein LOC135368345 isoform X1, which translates to MLGIYYCGILVPASMLMLGLQKIMGATTRNCIGLPRSTSIVHWEKTYAEEDVNLNAKALCRLCDIPEHECKEASQVRFGGGVKPLKPPYGYTTGCLTRKKEKKRKKACTSRKCTTCHAIICTLPNMCTIRCVSQNGSSQDKEMTDGLTCAFHKVCIRSECRKKPSTIETETCKQLHRGKKVRASGYDDCEFLCHVDGHDTPFRYCRPAGSSCSKVCTLSIHAQPCACGKHCYANICLLRREVAVQEHVTALDTA; encoded by the exons ATGCTTGGCATCTATTACTGTGGCATCCTGGTTCCAGCTTCTATGCTTATGCTGGGTCTACAGAAAATCATGGGAGCAACTACCCGGAACTGCATCGGGCTGCCAAGAAGCACTAGCATAGTGCACTGGGAGAAAACCTACGCCGAAGAGGACGTTAACCTGAATGCTAAGGCCCTGTGTCGCCTGTGCGACATTCCAGAGCATGAGTGTAAAGAAGCATCACAG gtacgatttggGGGGGGAGTCAAACCCCTTAAACCCCCCTATGGCTATACCACTGGATGCttgacaagaaaaaaagaaaagaaaagaaaaaaagcatgcACTTCTCGGAAATGCACAACCTGCCATGCTATCATCTGTACA CTTCCAAACATGTGCACTATTCGGTGTGTATCCCAGAATGGATCGTCGCAAGATAAAGAGATGACAGATGGcttaacatgcgcatttcacaAG GTGTGCATTCGTTCAGAATGCAGGAAGAAGCCATCCACCATCGAAACTGAAACCTGCAAACAGCTACACCGCGGGAAGAAGGTCCGAGCATCT GGCTACGACGACTGTGAGTTCCTGTGTCACGTTGATGGACACGATACCCCGTTTCGCTACTGCAGGCCGGCTGGTAGTTCGTGTTCAAAGGTGTGCACTCTCTCGATTCATGCTCAGCCATGTGCGTGTGGAAAACACTGTTATGCAAACATTTGTTTGCTACGCAGAGAAGTGGCAGTCCAGGAACATGTAACAGCATTGGATACTGCATGA
- the LOC135367807 gene encoding uncharacterized protein LOC135367807, which yields MATAAIMRRFRGQQGGEAGSQAQASAPQEMYGLPSQQMPFYAGVGSPPGAYAGRPGAAALHPGVGGFGGFGAGSPAGFPAGGVGGFPAGGFAPGAGAASFAPGGSAGFTPGAASGFGQVAPAGFTPGGSASFAPGGFGGSFGGESAGSAGYAPGGFGGLSGSPYTG from the exons ATGGCTACGGCTGCCATCATGCGAAGGTTCCGCGGTCAACAAGGAGGCGAAGCCGGGTCACAAGCGCAGGCCAGCGCGCCACAGGAAATGTACGGCCTGCCATCACAACAGATGCC GTTCTACGCTGGAGTGGGATCGCCACCAGGGGCGTACGCTGGACGTCCCGGTGCTGCAGCGCTGCACCCAGGAGTCGGAGGCTTTGGTGGCTTCGGAGCAGGATCTCCAGCGGGCTTCCCGGCCGGTGGCGTGGGCGGTTTCCCAGCGGGAGGCTTTGCCCCAGGAGCCGGAGCTGCTAGCTTCGCACCTGGAGGATCTGCTGGCTTTACACCTGGTGCCGCTTCTGGATTCGGTCAGGTTGCCCCTGCCGGTTTTACGCCTGGAGGATCCGCTAGCTTCGCTCCAGGAGGCTTCGGCGGTAGCTTCGGTGGCGAGTCTGCGGGATCGGCTGGGTACGCGCCTGGAGGCTTCGGTGGTTTGTCCGGAAGCCCCTACACAGGTTGA
- the LOC135368343 gene encoding uncharacterized protein LOC135368343 isoform X1, translated as MSHNSASRGAEAGIGENSTVACSTLESAKKETADMDAELKALGLWEEDLSEEQKAELLKVVAVSKETAQLEEAVRHCLVHPAWMLKDDTQTHHSPKYMGEEITVDSEEESMPAPPENQRHPSLWPSQSNTVACSTSGGGGGGGEDAYESRSEWDFSASRPAKLRVLAMEHHLSLQWDEGPPELIDKRLAEVGKISNFPAPGRKFWSTTGSVRNLEGLHAGLKEYQRKLPVRPWCHPVGGRSRHQLSCSALLHSASESQRLSGMVAHPKRPHQEEDDAGGDPSCLTPGDHL; from the exons ATGTCACACAATAGTGCATCCCGCGGAGCGGAAGCAGGAATCGGGGAAAACAGTACCGTGGCTTGCAGTACTTTGGAG AGTGCCAAGAAGGAGACTGCTGACATGGATGCTGAACTCAAAG CTCTTGGACTGTGGGAagaagacttgagcgaagagCAAAAGGCAGAGCTGTTG AAAGTTGTGGCAGTGTCCAAGGAGACAGCTCAGCTGGAAGAGGCCGTGCGTCACTGTTTGGTGCACCCTGCATGGATGCTTAAGGACGATACTCAG ACACACCACTCACCGAAATATATGGGAGAAGAAATTACAGTCGATAGTGAAGAAGAATCAATGCCTGCTCCTCCAGAAAACCAA AGACACCCATCTCTATGGCCTTCACAGAGCAATACTGT TGCTTGCAGcacaagtggtggtggtggtggtggcggtgaagaTGCATACGAAAGTCGGAGCGAATGGGATTTCTCTGCATCTAGG CCTGCCAAGCTACGTGTTCTTGCAATGGAGCATCACCTTTCCTTACAGTGGGACGAAGGTCCGCCAGAGCTTATAGACAAGAG GTTGGCTGAGGTAGGAAAGATTTCTAAT TTTCCAGCGCCCGGAAGGAAGTTCTGGAGTACGACTGGGTCAGTAAGGAACCTCGAAGGCCTTCACGCAGGTTTGAAGGAATATCAGCGAAAGCTCCCTGTGCGGCCCTGGTGCCATCCCGTGGGTGGGCGATCACGTCATCAATTGTCTTGCTCAGCGTTGCTACACTCTGCTT CTGAGTCTCAAAGACTATCTGGTATGGTTGCACACCCCAAGCGACCTCATCAAGAGGAAGATGATGCAGGTGGTGATCCTTCTTGCTTAACACCTGGTGACCACCTGTAG